A single region of the Ornithorhynchus anatinus isolate Pmale09 chromosome 6, mOrnAna1.pri.v4, whole genome shotgun sequence genome encodes:
- the NDUFA1 gene encoding NADH dehydrogenase [ubiquinone] 1 alpha subcomplex subunit 1 — MWFEILPGFSVMAACLVVPGVGTAYIQKYSNGGKQKRFARHRYAWALMERDRRISGVNRYYVSKGLENID; from the exons ATGTGGTTCGAGATCTTGCCCGGCTTCTCGGTCATGGCCGCCTGCCTCGTCGTGCCCGGCGTGGGCACCGCCTACATCCAGAAGTACTCCAACGGGGGCAAG CAAAAGAGGTTTGCCCGCCATCGCTACGCCTGGGCCTTGATGGAGAGGGACAGGCGAATTTCCGGAGTCAACCGTTATTATGTTTCCAAG
- the RNF113A gene encoding E3 ubiquitin-protein ligase RNF113A: MADGPGEPAAASAAPVCTFLFKKSGRKGPAGRRKRRAEEEEDGGGGSSSSSDEGSAVVRREKRPAGPNPMIQRSGGGKERARRTGGASSGDEEEPPGLGVAYRSTRSAKPVGPEDMGATAVYELDTEKERDAQAIFERSQRIQEELRGKEDDGIYRGLNNYPRFVKPKDTSMGNASSGMVRKGPIRAPEHLRATVRWDYQPDICKDYKETGFCGFGDSCKFLHDRSDYKHGWQIERELDEGRYGLNDDENYEVSSDEDDLPFKCFICRRAFRDPVVTKCRHYFCEACALRHYRVSQRCYVCDRQTNGVFNPAKDLVAKLEKHRAQGEPGPSGTPDAPDGGPGPFT; encoded by the coding sequence ATGGCGgacgggccgggggagccggcggCCGCCTCCGCCGCGCCGGTCTGCACTTTCCTCTTCAAGAAGTCCGGGCGGAAGGGCCCCGCGGGCCGCAGGAAGCGacgagcggaggaggaggaggacggcggcggcggcagcagcagcagcagcgatgaGGGGAGCGCCGTGGTTCGGCGGGAGAAGCGACCGGCGGGGCCCAACCCCATGATCCAGCGCAGCGGGGGCGGCAAGGAGAGGGCGCGGAGGACCGGCGGGGCGAGCAGCGGAGACGAGGAGGAgcctccgggcctcggcgtgGCCTACCGCTCCACCCGCTCCGCCAAGCCCGTGGGGCCCGAGGACATGGGGGCCACGGCCGTCTACGAGCTGGACACGGAGAAGGAGCGCGACGCGCAGGCCATCTTCGAGCGCAGCCAGAGGATCCAGGAGGAGCTGCGCGGCAAGGAGGACGACGGCATCTACCGCGGCCTCAACAACTACCCGAGGTTCGTCAAGCCCAAGGACACGTCGATGGGGAACGCCTCGTCCGGGATGGTCCGCAAGGGACCCATCCGCGCCCCCGAGCACCTGCGGGCCACGGTCCGCTGGGACTACCAGCCCGACATCTGCAAGGACTACAAGGAGACCGGCTTCTGCGGCTTCGGGGACAGCTGCAAGTTCCTGCACGACCGCTCCGACTACAAGCACGGCTGGCAGATCGAGCGGGAGCTGGACGAGGGCCGCTACGGCCTCAACGACGACGAGAACTACGAGGTGAGCAGCGACGAGGACGACCTGCCCTTCAAGTGCTTCATCTGCCGCCGGGCCTTCCGCGACCCCGTGGTCACCAAGTGCCGCCACTACTTCTGCGAGGCCTGCGCCCTGCGCCACTACCGCGTCTCCCAGCGCTGCTACGTCTGCGACCGGCAGACCAACGGCGTCTTCAACCCCGCCAAGGACCTCGTCGCCAAGCTGGAGAAGCACCGAGCccagggggagccggggcccTCGGGGACCCCCGACGCCCCCGACGGGGGTCCCGGCCCCTTCACCTGA